One window of the Rhipicephalus microplus isolate Deutch F79 chromosome 2, USDA_Rmic, whole genome shotgun sequence genome contains the following:
- the LOC119170329 gene encoding serine hydrolase-like protein isoform X1 has protein sequence MDPVELRIEVPYGFLAAKAWGPADGKRVVALHGWLDSAATFDTLCPLLDSSLRIVALDFAGHGNSSHRPPGCRYNILEYVIDVRRVVDHLKWDRFCIVGHSMGGSTAIMFAGLFPDRVLSLITLDVVVPTVVVDSYIGSVIAHGINKFLKLEPLTKNPSPVYSMDDLLERLESASPGQLSEKSKKVLLSRGTQSVECGLVLKRDIRAKTGKTFVVPLETQKAIVSRYKGDMLIFRATDGASVQQLKDLDANFIKSYKKHCKRFEYIELQGGHYVHLNQPELLAPVINRFLCQSALGKARL, from the coding sequence ATGGATCCAGTCGAGCTGCGCATAGAAGTGCCCTACGGTTTTCTCGCTGCTAAAGCATGGGGTCCCGCTGATGGCAAGCGTGTCGTCGCATTGCATGGATGGCTGGACAGCGCCGCCACCTTCGACACGTTGTGTCCCCTCTTGGACTCCTCTTTGAGGATCGTCGCGCTTGACTTCGCGGGCCACGGCAACTCATCGCACAGGCCTCCAGGTTGCCGGTACAACATCCTCGAATACGTCATCGATGTTCGCCGTGTTGTTGACCACTTGAAGTGGGATCGATTCTGCATTGTTGGTCACAGTATGGGCGGCAGCACGGCTATTATGTTCGCGGGCCTCTTCCCGGATCGCGTGTTGTCCCTGATCACCCTGGACGTCGTGGTTCCGACGGTGGTCGTTGACTCATACATCGGTTCGGTGATCGCGCATGGCATCAACAAGTTCCTGAAGCTGGAACCGTTGACAAAGAACCCTTCTCCCGTGTACAGTATGGATGACCTGTTGGAACGACTCGAAAGTGCAAGTCCCGGGCAGCTCAGCGAGAAGTCGAAGAAAGTCCTTCTAAGCCGAGGCACGCAGTCAGTGGAATGCGGATTGGTGCTAAAGAGGGACATACGTGCTAAAACGGGCAAGACGTTCGTCGTACCGTTGGAGACTCAAAAGGCTATCGTGTCCCGATACAAAGGGGACATGCTCATCTTCCGGGCCACTGACGGCGCCTCAGTTCAACAACTCAAAGATTTGGATGCGAATTTCATTAAGTCGTACAAGAAACACTGCAAGAGGTTTGAGTATATCGAGCTGCAAGGTGGCCACTACGTTCATCTGAACCAACCTGAGCTTCTGGCTCCTGTGATTAACCGCTTTCTTTGCCAATCTGCACTCGGGAAAGCGCGCCTGTAA